ATCTTTTGTATATCTTCACTCGATTGATCAATAACAGTTATCGAGTGACCTTGTTCACTTAAGATTTTTGAAATTGTAAAGCCTACTCTACCAGCGCCACAAATAATAATATTCATTTAATTTAATTCCTTAATCCCTAAACCTTTAAGTTTTCTATGAAGGGCAGATCTTTCCATTCCTATAAAATCGGCAGTTTTTGATATATTGCCATTAAATTTTTTCAATTGTGTAGTTAAATACTCTTTTTCAAAATTTTCTCTAGCTTCTTTTAATGGTATAGATAAAGAGTTTTCTGACGTTGTATTTTTAATATCAGGCGTTTTTAGGGATTCTTTAATAATATTTGAAATTTTTTCATCACTATCAGGTAAAAGTATCGCAATCCTCTCTATTAGATTTCTTAATTCTCTAACATTACCTGGCCAATCATAATTAAGTAAATATTTATTATTTGTATTAATGTTTAATTTTTTTAAATTATAATTTGTTGAGATTTTTTCAGAGAAGTATTCAACTAATAAAGGTATATCTGAAACTCTATCTTTTAAAAGGTCGATGTTAATCTCTAAAACATTTAATCGATGATATAAATCCTCCCTAAAATTGCCATTTTTTATTTCTTTTTTTATATCTTTGCTGGATGAACATATAATTCTTACATCTACATTAATATCATGGCTACCATTAATCCTTCTGAATTTTTGATCTATTAAAACTCTTAAAATTTTAGATTGGGTATCCAGTGGGATTTCAGAAATTTCATCAATTAAAAGAATGCCCTTTGATGATTTCTCTAAAGCACCATAAGTAATTGAGCCGTTTATTTTTTCTTCACCAAATAATTCCAATTCATATTTTTTAATATCAAGCAATGCACCATTTAAAATTATAAAAGGACCCTTTTGTCTTTTAGACTCTTTATGTATTTTTCTTGCAATTAACTCTTTACCAGAGCCAGTAGGACCATTAATAAAAATTCGACTTTCAGAAACTGAAATTTTATTAATTTGTTCTTTTATATTTTTGATATTATCACTAACACCAATTAACTCATAAGAATAAAAAAGTTTACTTTCAAATTCCTTGTTCTTGTTTTTAAGGTTTATATTTTCAACAGCTCTATTAACAAAGTTTAATAATCTCTCTTGATTAAAAGGCTTTTCAATAAATTCGAAGGCACCGGCTTTTAAAGCTTTAATTGCCATTTCTACATTTGCATGTCCTGTAATTATTATAACTGGAATATTTTTATCCTTATTTTTAATATGTGATAAAAGTTCTAGACCATCATTGTCACCTTTGTCTAACTTAACATCTATAATTGCTACATCTGGAAGTTTTTTGTCAATCTCGTTTAAAGCTTGATTGTAGTTTGCAGCCAATCTTGTTTTGTAACCAGCTTCAATTATTAGATCATTAATTATATTTCTAATATCTGCATTATCATCAATAATTAATATTTCAGTACTCATTATTTTATAAATACAATTTCTATTTTTGCTCCACTTTCTAATGAAACAAGATTTATTTTTCCATTATGATCATTTATAATCTTATTAACAATGGATAAACCTAAGCCAGTACCTTTTTTCTTTGTTGTAAAATAAGGATTTAGAATGTCATTTATATTTTTTTTAAAAATTTCAAATCCTAATCCATTATCAACAATTATGAAGTTAATTATTTCCTCATTTTCATTTATGGAAATATCGATTTTTCCATTGAAATTTGCATTATCAATTTTCTTATCCCATATGCTTTCAATAGAGTTTTTAATCAAATTGAAGAAGACTCTATTTAATTGTTCACTATCAGAGTTTAAGAGAATATCTGATGTACTTGATTTAAAATTAATTATAATTTTATTATCCAATTCATTTATTAACTTAATATTATCTTTTATCAACGGAACTAAGTTGTTATCTTTTAGAATTGGTTTTGGCATTCTAGCAAAATCAGAAAATTCATTAACTAAATTTTCAATTTGTTTAATTTGTTTAGCAATAATCAACAAGCTTTTTGAAAAATCATCTTTTTCATGGTTTGCTATTTTTTCTGAATATTTGCTCTTTAATTTATCAATAGTTAATTGAATAGGTGTGAGTGGATTTTTAATTTCATGAGCTAGTTTTCTAGCTAAATTTTCCCAAGCTTCATGTCTTTCTTTGATTATAAGTTTTTCTTGTTGTGATTTTAATTTGTCTATCATTAAATTAAAATTTTGATTTAAAACCTCCATATCTTTATCAGTTTTAATTTCTGGTACTTTAATATCTAGATTGCCTTTTCCAATATTAGAGGATGCAATAATCAAATTATTAATAGACCTAAAAAATCTTGACGAAAATCTTATGGCAATTGATATGGATAAAAATAATAACAATGAGACTATAACAAGATAAATAAATACAAATGATATCTTAATCCCAGTTTGCTTGTTTAAAACTGTGTAATAAAAATTAAGTGCCTCTTGAGATTCCAATAAATATTGAGAAATTTTTTTATCTAAATACTTAACTATATATAAATATTTGCCGTCAAAATTTTCAAGCTTTATAATTGATGCTGTTTGATTTTTTAAAGCATTGATAATCTTAAGTGGTCGTTTATCGTTTTGAACCATTTCTAAAGCGTCACTTAAAGGTGGTGTATACAAAGTGCTATCTTTTAAAGTTGATAGATATAAGTTTCCATTACCATCAATAATATGAACCTCATCCATACCTCTAATTAATTTTTGAGTATTTAGAAAACTTTTAAATTGATTGATATTTGTATTTAAAAAATTGATACTTTTGTTTAAATCAAATGCTATTAAAATTATCTCTGATTGAGTTTTAGTTCTAACATCCTCTGTGTAACTTTTTGCAATTTCATAAGAGTTGTTAACTGCTGTTGTAATTTTCTTATCCAAATATTTATCTAGAGCAAATGAAAGAAGAAATAATGAAAATAAAGAAATTAAAATTGAAGGAATTAAAGTAAATAATGCAAAAAATGTTATATATTTTCTATTGGCTTTCGAACCACTTACATCGACATCTATCTTTAAGGAATTTCTTACTTCTGAAAATATCATAAAGAAAAGAAGTATTAACAGGGCAATATTTCCAATTAATAAAATCTGGAGATTATTGTCAGATAATTTTAAAAAACTTTTATCAATAAATGTTAAAAAAGTTATAAAACCAATGAATAAAGTGATTAAAAATATTACAATGATGAAAATATTTTTTTTAATAAAATCAATCATTGTGAACAAAATAATGTGTTATATATTTTTATCATGAATAGTTGTTTTATAATACTTGCTGGTGGCGAAAGTAAAAGATTTAATTCAAATATTCCAAAACCCTACACAAATTATAGAGGTAAGCCTTTATTGTTACATTCAATAGATAAAGCTAAAGTTTTTAATAAATTTAATAAAATTGTTCTTGTAGTAAATAAAAAACATAAAGATTATATCAAAAAACTTAATATCAAAAACATCAAAATTATCATAGGTGGTAAAACAAGAGCGGAATCAGCCTATAATGCTCTAAAAAGTATTAAAGGAAATAATTTTAAAAATGTAATAATTCATGATGCTGCAAGACCAAATTTTTCTCTAAAACTTTTAAAGAAATTAATGGATGGATTAAAAACAAATGACTGTGTAATTCCTGCAATCCAAACTGCAGATTCCGTTAAACAAAAAATTTCGAACATTGTTACAAATTTAAAAAGAGAAAATATTTACTTAATCCAAACCCCTCAAGCATTTAACTATAAAAAACTTTATTCACTTCAAAATAATAAAAGTACCGAGGTTACTGATGATGCAAATTTGTTTGCAAGAGCTGGTAAAAAAATAAAAATTATAAAAGGTGAAACTAATAATAATAAAATAACAGTAAATACAGATATTAAATTTAACAATTTAATAAAATTTGGACTAGGTTTTGATGTTCATAGATTGGTACCTAATAAAAAACTTTATTTAGGTGGGATTAAAATACCCTCACCTATTGGCACATTAGGTCACTCAGATGGAGATCCTGTATTACATGCTGTAACAGATGCTATACTTGGAGCTTGTTCTATGGGTGATATTGGTGAAAAATTCTCAGATAAGAGTAAGAAATTTAAAAATATTAGATCTACAATTCTATTGAGTGAAATAATTAAGCAAACTATAAAAAAAGGCTACCTAATCAATAATCTTGATATAAATATAATTACTCAAAAGCCTAAAATTCAAAAATATAAAAAACAAATAATAAACTGTATTGCAAAAATTTGTAATATCTCTCCCACTCAAATTAATATAAAAGGTAAAACAACTGAAAAGTTAGGTGTAATTGGTAAAGAAAAAGCTATAGCTTGTGAAGTAATAGCTTCTGTTATTAAAAATGATTAAATCTCTCAACTCATTATTAGTTACTATGTTTGGCCTAGGTAAAATTAGATATATGCCTGGAACATTTGGGTCACTAGCGACTGTAATTATTCTTTATTATCTATTCCACACTCTAAATATTTCACCAAATATAATTTTATTTGGCTTGATAATAATATTTATTTACTCATTTTATGCCGTTTCAAGTCATATAGAAAATAGTGAAAATAAGGATCCAAGTGAAATCATAATTGATGAATTTTTAGGTCAATCGATACCCATATATCTTTATGAGATATCTCATGGAACAACAAAAGATGGAGATGAAGCTATTGTTTATTATGCTCTATTTTTTATTCTTTTTAGATATTTTGATATCATGAAACCATTTCCTGTAAACTTTTTTGATAAAAACTTTAAGAATAGTTTTGGTGTAATTATGGATGATGTTTGTGCTGGATTTTATGTTGTATTAACACTTGTGTGTTTCATGATTATTAAAAGTTATGTTTTATAATGAAAAATTTAGTAAAAATATTAATAAAAAAAAAATTAAAGATTGCTTTTGCTGAGTCTTGTACGGGTGGAATGCTTTCATCGGAAATAACATCCGTAAGTGGAGCTTCGAAAGTTTTTGGTATAGGTCTTGTCACTTATTCAAATCAAGCAAAAATAACAATTTTAAAAGTAAATAAAAGGATTATTCAAAAATATGGAGCTGTTAGCCCTCAATGTTGTGAGGCTATGGTTAAAAATTTATCAAAAATTTCTAAAGCACAAATTAATGTTTCAATTACAGGAATTGCAGGTCCAAATGGTGGAACTAAGAAAAAACCTGTTGGACTAGTTTATATTGGAATAAAAAAGAATAATAAAATATTTATTAGTAAAAATTTATTTAAAGAAAAAAGTAGGAAGGCTATCCAAAAATCTACAATTAGGAGAACTTTTAAAATTATAAAATCTTTAATTTAGAGACTTTCTGCCTTTTTTTGAAATGCATCAGCAATTTTATTTAAACCAAATTGAAAAGATTTTTCCATAATTAAATTTAAAAACTTATTTTTTATTTCAAAATCAACATCAAATTGAACTTCAGTGTAGTTTTCTTTTTGTATAAATTTCCAGTTATTTTCAAGATGATTTAAAGGACCACCAATATTAGTTACATGTATTGAATCATTTTTTTTGTCATATCGAACGTCACTTTTATAGGTGTCTACAAAAGGTTTTCTACCAATAGTAAGATCTGCAATAATTACTATCTCATCTTGTTTATCTTCTTTTTTATAGACTTTTGAGTCTATACAAAAAGGAATGAACTCAGGATATTTTTCGATGTCTAAAACAAAATCAATTAATTTCTGTTTTTCACGAGCTATCTGCCTAGTTACTGAGGCTTTGGGCATTAATGTTTGTTTAATCTATTTTGTTGAAGTTTAGCAAAGTCTTCATCAGCATGATAAGAAGATCTTGTTAGTGGTGAAGAAGAAACTAATAAAAAACCTTTGGACTTTGCAATATTTTCTAAATCCTTAAATTCATCTGGATGGTAATATCTCTCAAGCGGATGGTGTTTTACTGAAGGTTGTAAATATTGCCCAATTGTTAAAAAGTCTACATCTGCAGATCTTAAGTCATCCATCACCTGAATTAATTCATCTTTACTCTCTCCTAAACCAACCATTAGCCCTGATTTAGTAAAAACTTTTTTATTAATTTTTTTTACATTCTTTAAAAGCTCTAATGATCCAAAATATCTCGCACCTGGTCTAACTTTTAAATAAAGTCTTGGTACTGTTTCAATATTATGATTGAAAACATCTAAGTCTGCTTCTAAAATTTTTTTATAAGCATCTCCTTTTCTTAAAAAATCAGGAGTTAAAACTTCAATGGAAGTTTGAGGTGTTTTTTTTCTTATAGCTGTAATTACGTCAAAGAAATGATGAGAACCTCCATCTTCTAAATCGTCTCTATCAACAGAAGTTATAACAACATGCTTAAGATTAAGTTTATGAACTGCATTTGAAATTTTGTAAGCCTCAAATGGATCTAAATTTTCAGGTTTTCCTGTTTTAACATCACAGAAAGCACATGCTCTAGTGCAAGTATCACCCATAATCATAAATGTAGCATGACGCTTACTCCAGCATTCTGTAATATTTGGACAATTAGCTTCCTGACAAACTGTTACTAAATTATTTTGATTAACAATAGTCTTAGTTAAGAAGAATTCTTTACTGTTGGTTAATTTAGACCTTATCCAATCAGGTTTTTTTTTAATTGGATTTACTGGTTTGTTAACTTTTTCTGGGTGTCTTGGTTTAATTGTCATTCTTTTTAATTATATAGAGGGTCTCCCCTTCTTTGCCAAACATAAATTTTTCTCTAATTAAGGTTTCAACATAATCTAGGTCTAATTTAGTACTTAATAGAGAATTTTTAAATTCAAGTTCTTTAATTTTATTGGATAAATTAGCTTCTTCAATTTTCAGATTAACTAAAATTTCTTTTTTTTTAAAATAAGAAAAAAGGCCTCTTTCGCCATCTAGAAGGTTAAAGAAGAAATAAAGTATTAAAAAAGTAGAGATTAATAAGAAATAATTTTTTTTTAGTTTACCCAGCATTAATGAATTTTACTCATTGATGCCTTTTTTCCAAGCTCTTCTTCTATACGTAATAATTGGTTATATTTTGCAACACGTTCGGATCGAGCTAGAGAGCCAGTTTTGATTTGATTTGAATTAGTACCTACAGCAAGGTCTGCTATAAAGGTGTCTTCGCTGTCTCCAGATCGATGAGAAATTATTGTTTTGTAACCAATAATTTTTGCAAATTTAATAACTTCAAGTGTTTCTGATACTGTACCAATTTGATTAAGTTTAATTAATATTGAATTTGACGAGTTATTTAAAAAACCTTTTTTAAGTCTTTCTAAATTAGTTACATACAAATCATCTCCAACTATTTGCACGTTATTAGTATTTTTCATCAATTTACTCCATGCCACCCAATCATTTTCTCCAAATGGATCTTCGATAGATTTGATTTTATATTTATTTATTATTTTTTTATATTCTTTAATAGATTGATCTACTGAGACAAATTTTTTTGAGTGAATAGAGTATTTATCTTTCTTAATTAATTCATTTGCTGCAATATCTAAACAAATTGAGACATCTTTACCGTTTTTAAAACCAGACTTATTAATTGCAGCAACAACTAAATCCAAAGCTTTTTCATTGCTACTAATCATTGGAGCAAAGCCTCCTTCATCTCCTACAGAGGTTGATAACCCCTTTTTTATAATAAGCTTTCTTAAATTATTAATTACAACAAAACATATTCTCATCGCCTCCGAAAAACTCTTGGCTTTATCAGGTCTAATCATGAATTCTTGAATTCTTAATCCGTTATTAGCATGTGCTCCACCATTAATAATATTCATTAATGGGTAAGGTAATCTGTAATTATTTTTTATTAAAAAAGTTTTATATAAAGGAACTTTTTTAATTTTAGCAGAAAGTTTCTTAGCAGCCATAGATACAGCTAAAATAGCATTAGCACCTAAGCTTGTTTTTTGCCGAGTGCCATCAAGATTGATTAAAATTGTGTCTATACGTGTTTGATCATGGATATTTTTACCTATTAATTTTTTTGAGATTTTTGTATTAACTAAATTGACTGCACCTAAAACACTTTTACCTAGATATTTTTTATTATTGTTGTCTCTTTTTTCAAATGCTTCGTAGGTTCCAGTTGAAGCACCTGAGGGACAAATAGCTGATGCACTTAAATTTTTTGAATAAACTTCTGCTTCAATTGTTGGGTTTCCTCGACTATCAAATACTTGACGAGCTCTTATCTTTAAAATCTTACTCATTTATTTTTTGATTAGATTATCTATTTCAAATAATTGAGATAGTAATTTTTCTAATTTATCTAATGGAACCATGTTGGGTCCATCGGATGGAGCATTATCTGGGTCCTGATGTGTTTCAATAAAAACACCAGCAACACCTACAGCAACCGCAGCTCTTGCTAAGTATTCAACAAACTCTCTTTGTCCACCACTAGTCTCACCTAGACCTCCAGGTTGTTGAACTGAATGTGTGGCATCAAAAATAACAGGATAACCATTTTTTGCCATTATGGGTAAAGATCTCATATCAGAGACAAGGGTATTATAACCAAAGCTTGCTCCTCTTTCTGTGACTAAAATATTATTATTGCCCGATTCTGCAATTTTTTTTGTAACATTAACCATATCCCAAGGTGCTAGGAATTGACCTTTTTTAACATTTATAATTTTTCCAGTTTTGGCTGCAGCAATTAATAAATCTGTTTGCCTACATAAAAATGCAGGGATTTGTAATACATCAACATGCGGAGCTACCACCGAACATTGTTCAGCATTATGTATGTCAGTTAATATTGGGATATCTAATTCTTTTTTGATCTTATCAAAGATAGGTAAGGATTGCTCAAGACCCATACCTCTTTGGCCTTTTAAACTTGTTCTATTAGCTTTATCAAAAGATGTTTTATAAACAAAACCCATATTAAACTTGGAGGTAATTTCTTTAATCTTACCTGCCATATCCATGGCATGTTGTTCGGTCTCAAGTTGGCATGGGCCAGCAATAATAAAAATTTTATTATTGTTTGAAATTTCTATATTTCCACAATTAACTTTTATATTTTTCATCTATGATTTTTAGCAGCTTTGATAAACGATGAGAATAAAGGATGTGGTGCTAAAGGTCTAGATTTAAATTCTGGATGAAATTGAACAGCTATAAACCATGGGTGGTTTTTTAGCTCAATAATCTCTGGTAATTTTTTATCTGGAGATAATCCTGAAAAGATTAGGCCATTTTTTTCAAATTGATCCTTATAATCAATATTAACTTCATATCTATGTCTATGTCTTTCTTGAATTGATTTTGATTTATAGATTTTTCTAATCAAAGAATTTTCTTTTAATTTGGCTTCATAAAGACCAAGTCTCATAGTGCCACCAAGATCTTTATCGGTACCTTTAATTAATTTACCATCTTTATTCCATTCAGAAATTAAACCAATAATTGGTATTCCTCCTAATCCAAACTCACTTGATGTGGCCTTCTTTATATTTAGCTTATTTCTTGCAAACTCAATAATAGCCATTTGCATACCAAAGCAAATTCCAAAGAAAGGAATTTTTTTCTCTCTAGCATACTTAATTGCTTCAATTTTTCCCTCTGTTCCTCTTTTGCCAAATCCACCTGGTATCAAAACTCCAGAAACGCCTTGTAATTTTTTTTTAATTTCAGAGATCTTTAAGTTCTCAGAATCTATTCTCACTAAATTAATTTTAGAATTATTATCAATACCACCATGTGTTAAAGCCTCGTCTAATGATTTATAAGCATCTTTGAGCTCAACATATTTTCCAATAATTGCAATATTGATTGTTTTTTTGGTATTTAGAATGGTTTTCGTAATTTTTTTCCAAGGATTTAAATTTATTTTTTTTTTAGATTTCATTTTAAAATACTCAAGTACCTGTTTATCTAAATTTTCTCTATTGAAGCTAATCGGCGCTTCATAAATAGTTTTTACATCAACAGTTTGAATCACATTTTCAATTCCAACATTACAGAACAAAGATATTTTTTTTCTATGCTCTAGAGGAATGGGTCTTTCAGATCTACAAATAATTATATCTGGCTGTATACCAAGACTTCTTAGTTCCTTTACTGAGTGTTGAGTAGGTTTCGTTTTTATTTCATCTGATGCTTTAAGGTAAGGAACTAGAGTTAAGTGTATAAATAAAGCATTTTTTTTACCTACATCATTGGAGAATTGTCTAATAGCTTCAACAAAAGGTAGGCTTTCTATGTCACCTACTATGCCACCAATTTCACAAATTACAAAGTCCTCTTTTGATGTATCACTTTTTATAAAATCTTTAATGCGGTCAGTTATATGTGGGATAACTTGAACTGTTTTTCCAAGGTAACCTCCCTTACGTTCTTTTCTTAGAACATCGCTGTAAATTTTTCCTGTTGTAATATTGTCAGATTTTTTTGCAGATATTCCAGAAAATCTTTCGTAATGACCTAAATCTAAATCTGTTTCCGCACCATCATCTGTTACAAACACTTCGCCGTGTTGAAAGGGACTCATCGTTCCTGGGTCAACATTTAAGTAAGGATCTAATTTTCTTAAACGTACATTAAAACCTCTAGATTGTAATAAGTACGCAAGGGAAGCTGAAGAAAGACCTTTTCCTAATGAGGAAACCACACCGCCGGTTACAAAAATAAATCGCGCCATGGTATTATCTTATAGCGATTAATTAATGAATTTAAAAGGATTAATTATTATTTTCAGGAATTGAAGGTGTATCACTAGACTTTTCTTCAATGATATCCAGTACAGAAGATGAAGGTGTTAATTCACCTCTAGAAATTATTGTTAAGGCTAGGCTGCAAATTATAAATAAAGTTGCAACTACTGCCGTAGCCTTACCCATAAAATTACCAGCAGATCTGGAAAGCATAAAATTATCTTGGGAAACACCTATACCAAGTGCTCCACCTTCAGATTTTTGAACCAGTATCAAAAGCACAAGTATTGTTGCTAGTACTAAGTTGACTACTAATAGAATATTTTCCATGAGGGTTAACTATATGTTTTTTTGACTATATCAATAAATTTTTTTGCATTTTGAGATGCTCCACCAATTAAAAAACCATCAATATTATTAATTTTTCTTAGGATTGTTATATTTTGGGGATTTACAGAACCTCCATATAAAACTTTTGGTAATTTATCTTTAAATTTACTTTTGATAAATTCTACTGTTTCAAAAAGATCTTGAGCTTTCGGTATAAGACCACTGCCTATAGCCCAAACAGGCTCGTAAGCTAAAAAGATTTTTGATTTATCTTTAATATTTTTTAAACCAATTTTAATTTGCTTTGATAAAATTAAGCGCGTCTTTTTTTTTCTTTTTTCACTTAAAGTTTCACCAATACAAAAAATAACTTTTAATTTAGCTTCGAGAGCACTTTTTATTTTTAGATTAATTAGTTTGTCACTTTCACCCTGCTCTCTATTTTCTGAATGACCAATAATTACAAAATGTGCACCAACGTTTTTTAACATACGCGAATTAACATGGCCAGTATAGGCACCATAATCTTTACTTTCATGACAATTTTGTCCACCAATACCAATTTGACAATTATTAAATTTTTTTGAAAAAGAACTTATTAAAGTATTTGGAGGGCAGTAAATTAATCTACCTCCCTTTATTTCTTTTGATTTTGAAAATTTAATAACTTTATCTAATGTATTTAAGGAAGATAAATTCCCATACATTTTCCAATTAGCTACAAAAAACATATATTTATTTGTCATAATGAAAAATTTAATCTATAGCTTGGTATTTTAAAGATCAATAAATTAATAATGCAATGATAAATCCATTAAGCAATTTTACAAAAAAAAAGATAGGTGGCTTAATCCTAATTTTTGTTATTATTATAGCTTTTGGCTTTGGTGGATTTGGTGGAGGTTTTAACACTGGAAATCAAAATAATATAGCTAAGATAAATAACACTAATATCTCTACGCAAGATTTCATGGATTACCTAAATCAATCTGGCTTAACTCAGCAAGTAATAAAAGAGAATATTGACAAAAATGTAATTGAAGAACTTTTATCATCTTTGGTTTCATCCACATTACTTAATCTTGAAATAAAAGATTTAAACTTAGTTATATCAGATAAAATAATTGCAGAAACTCTTAAGAAAAATAAAAACTTTTTAGATGAGAATGGTAACTTTCAAAGAACACTTTATGAAAAGTTTTTACTAACAAATAGCATGAGTGCAGCTATGTATGAAATAAAATTAAAGAATAACGTTCTACAAAGAGAATTATTTACCTATATAAGTGGTGGGGCAAAATCTCCTAAGTTTTTAACTGATAAGCATTTTTTAGAAAAAAATAGAAAATTATATATTGAATTTATTAAATTAAATAAATTTTATAAAAAAGCCGATAAGTTTACTGATCAAGAAATTAAAATGTTTATTGATGATAACTCGGAAAAATTAAAACAAGATTATATTGATTTTTCATATGTGATATTAACACCAAAAAACTTATTGGGTATTGATGATTTTAATCAAGCTTTTTTCGATGTCATTGATGAAATTGATAACAAGATATCTAAAAACGTTGATTTTAAGACAATTACAAATGAATTGGATATCGATGTAATAACAATAAATGATTATATAAATTTAGAAAATAAAGAAACAATTGAAAATAAAATCTACAATTCTAGAAAAGACAACATTGAAATACTAGAAGACAACGGAACATTTATCTTTTATCAAATAGATAGTGTTATTCAAAAATTACCAAATTTAAATGATGAAAGATTTGTAAAACAAATAACTAACCTTCTATTTCAAAAA
The nucleotide sequence above comes from Candidatus Pelagibacter giovannonii. Encoded proteins:
- a CDS encoding sigma-54-dependent transcriptional regulator, which produces MSTEILIIDDNADIRNIINDLIIEAGYKTRLAANYNQALNEIDKKLPDVAIIDVKLDKGDNDGLELLSHIKNKDKNIPVIIITGHANVEMAIKALKAGAFEFIEKPFNQERLLNFVNRAVENINLKNKNKEFESKLFYSYELIGVSDNIKNIKEQINKISVSESRIFINGPTGSGKELIARKIHKESKRQKGPFIILNGALLDIKKYELELFGEEKINGSITYGALEKSSKGILLIDEISEIPLDTQSKILRVLIDQKFRRINGSHDINVDVRIICSSSKDIKKEIKNGNFREDLYHRLNVLEINIDLLKDRVSDIPLLVEYFSEKISTNYNLKKLNINTNNKYLLNYDWPGNVRELRNLIERIAILLPDSDEKISNIIKESLKTPDIKNTTSENSLSIPLKEARENFEKEYLTTQLKKFNGNISKTADFIGMERSALHRKLKGLGIKELN
- a CDS encoding sensor histidine kinase — protein: MIDFIKKNIFIIVIFLITLFIGFITFLTFIDKSFLKLSDNNLQILLIGNIALLILLFFMIFSEVRNSLKIDVDVSGSKANRKYITFFALFTLIPSILISLFSLFLLSFALDKYLDKKITTAVNNSYEIAKSYTEDVRTKTQSEIILIAFDLNKSINFLNTNINQFKSFLNTQKLIRGMDEVHIIDGNGNLYLSTLKDSTLYTPPLSDALEMVQNDKRPLKIINALKNQTASIIKLENFDGKYLYIVKYLDKKISQYLLESQEALNFYYTVLNKQTGIKISFVFIYLVIVSLLLFLSISIAIRFSSRFFRSINNLIIASSNIGKGNLDIKVPEIKTDKDMEVLNQNFNLMIDKLKSQQEKLIIKERHEAWENLARKLAHEIKNPLTPIQLTIDKLKSKYSEKIANHEKDDFSKSLLIIAKQIKQIENLVNEFSDFARMPKPILKDNNLVPLIKDNIKLINELDNKIIINFKSSTSDILLNSDSEQLNRVFFNLIKNSIESIWDKKIDNANFNGKIDISINENEEIINFIIVDNGLGFEIFKKNINDILNPYFTTKKKGTGLGLSIVNKIINDHNGKINLVSLESGAKIEIVFIK
- the ispD gene encoding 2-C-methyl-D-erythritol 4-phosphate cytidylyltransferase — its product is MNSCFIILAGGESKRFNSNIPKPYTNYRGKPLLLHSIDKAKVFNKFNKIVLVVNKKHKDYIKKLNIKNIKIIIGGKTRAESAYNALKSIKGNNFKNVIIHDAARPNFSLKLLKKLMDGLKTNDCVIPAIQTADSVKQKISNIVTNLKRENIYLIQTPQAFNYKKLYSLQNNKSTEVTDDANLFARAGKKIKIIKGETNNNKITVNTDIKFNNLIKFGLGFDVHRLVPNKKLYLGGIKIPSPIGTLGHSDGDPVLHAVTDAILGACSMGDIGEKFSDKSKKFKNIRSTILLSEIIKQTIKKGYLINNLDINIITQKPKIQKYKKQIINCIAKICNISPTQINIKGKTTEKLGVIGKEKAIACEVIASVIKND
- a CDS encoding phosphatidylglycerophosphatase A, which codes for MIKSLNSLLVTMFGLGKIRYMPGTFGSLATVIILYYLFHTLNISPNIILFGLIIIFIYSFYAVSSHIENSENKDPSEIIIDEFLGQSIPIYLYEISHGTTKDGDEAIVYYALFFILFRYFDIMKPFPVNFFDKNFKNSFGVIMDDVCAGFYVVLTLVCFMIIKSYVL
- a CDS encoding CinA family protein → MKNLVKILIKKKLKIAFAESCTGGMLSSEITSVSGASKVFGIGLVTYSNQAKITILKVNKRIIQKYGAVSPQCCEAMVKNLSKISKAQINVSITGIAGPNGGTKKKPVGLVYIGIKKNNKIFISKNLFKEKSRKAIQKSTIRRTFKIIKSLI
- a CDS encoding type II toxin-antitoxin system RatA family toxin, with the protein product MPKASVTRQIAREKQKLIDFVLDIEKYPEFIPFCIDSKVYKKEDKQDEIVIIADLTIGRKPFVDTYKSDVRYDKKNDSIHVTNIGGPLNHLENNWKFIQKENYTEVQFDVDFEIKNKFLNLIMEKSFQFGLNKIADAFQKKAESL
- the lipA gene encoding lipoyl synthase; its protein translation is MTIKPRHPEKVNKPVNPIKKKPDWIRSKLTNSKEFFLTKTIVNQNNLVTVCQEANCPNITECWSKRHATFMIMGDTCTRACAFCDVKTGKPENLDPFEAYKISNAVHKLNLKHVVITSVDRDDLEDGGSHHFFDVITAIRKKTPQTSIEVLTPDFLRKGDAYKKILEADLDVFNHNIETVPRLYLKVRPGARYFGSLELLKNVKKINKKVFTKSGLMVGLGESKDELIQVMDDLRSADVDFLTIGQYLQPSVKHHPLERYYHPDEFKDLENIAKSKGFLLVSSSPLTRSSYHADEDFAKLQQNRLNKH
- a CDS encoding FtsB family cell division protein → MLGKLKKNYFLLISTFLILYFFFNLLDGERGLFSYFKKKEILVNLKIEEANLSNKIKELEFKNSLLSTKLDLDYVETLIREKFMFGKEGETLYIIKKNDN